A region of Acidobacteriota bacterium DNA encodes the following proteins:
- a CDS encoding BMC domain-containing protein, which translates to MAEALGMIETRGFTAMVEAADAMVKAAKVELVGYEKVGGGYVTAVVRGDVAAVKAAVDAGVRGAEKVGEVVSTHVIARPHGNVDEVLPLGRGETAKASGGRRK; encoded by the coding sequence ATGGCCGAAGCATTGGGAATGATCGAGACCCGCGGATTCACCGCGATGGTGGAAGCGGCGGACGCCATGGTCAAGGCCGCCAAAGTAGAGCTGGTGGGCTACGAGAAGGTCGGCGGCGGCTACGTTACCGCGGTGGTGCGGGGCGACGTGGCGGCGGTGAAGGCAGCGGTGGACGCCGGTGTCCGCGGTGCCGAGAAGGTCGGCGAAGTGGTTTCCACCCACGTCATCGCCCGCCCCCACGGCAACGTCGACGAAGTGCTGCCCCTGGGCCGCGGCGAGACCGCCAAGGCCAGCGGCGGACGCCGCAAGTAG